The Pontibacter deserti region GTTCAAGACTTCCGATCGTAGCATTCTTCTGCGGTCTTTTCGGAACATCTTTCGCACTATGGATGCAGATCTGGATGTTGGGATTTGACTGGCCAATGATCATTGGTGGTAAGCCACATATTTCCCTTCCGGCATTTATACCGGTAACATTTGAATTAACTGTACTTTGTGCAGCATTCGGTATGGTGATCACATTCTTTATTGTATCACGTCTGAAGCCATCAACCAAAGTAAATGTATTCGACAAACGCTCTACAGATGATAAATTTGTAATGGCGATAGAAGTTAAAGAAGGCGTAACTGATATGTCAGCTCTTAACAACCTGCTTCGCAATAACGGCGCAATCGAAGTAAACGAGAAGGAGGTAATCAAGTAATGAAAAATTTCATGAATATAGGCTTAAAAGCCTCTGCTGTACTTTTTTCTACTGCGATGCTTGTAGCTTGCAGCAATGAGCAGGATCCAGGTGTAGAATATGCACCAGATATGTACCATTCAGTTCCTCTTGATCCTTATTCACAGGTAAAAGAGAACAAGTATAACCCGGGTGGATTGAACATGCGTCAGCCAGCTCGTGGAACTGTTGCTCGTGGTAAGCAGGGATACAACATGTATTTAACAACAGATACTGCTGAAGTAGCCGGTGTTGAACTACAGAATCCATTAGAAAGAACAGACAAGCATCTGGCAGAAGGTAAGATTCTTTATACTCGTTTCTGCGCACCATGCCATGGTGAACAGGGTGATGGACAAGGTCTGGTTGGACAGAAATTTAAAGGTGTTCCTTCTTACTCTGCAGGTAGAGTAGCCACTCTTCCGGCAGGTCATATATTCCACGTTATCACAAATGGTCGTGGTAGAATGATGCCTCATGGTTCACAGGTTGATCCGAATGAGCGTTGGAAAATTGTAATGTATGTGCAGCAACTGCAGAAAGGTGAAACAGGAACTACTGTAACAGCTGGAGCAGAAGCGGCTGGAGATACAACAACTGCTGAAATAGAAGCAGCAAGAACAGCAACACCTAATAACTAAGACTGGAGCATTAATTTTTGACAATAATGACAGAAGAAAGACTCATTATACCACGAAAAACAACAAACAAGTTTTTCTTAACGATAGCGATAGGTGTTATCCTGTTAATAGCAGGAATCATTATCATGGCTGCCGGTGGTGGAGCGAATCATGGCGAAGGTCACGGAGAAGCGGCTGCAGCAACTCATGAAGCAGCATCCTGGTCTAAGCGTTTATTCATGAACCTATGGTTGAATAACGTATATTTTTCAGGTATAGCTCTTATAGGTACCTTCTTTGTAGCAGTACAATATGTGGCATATGCCGGTTGGTCTGTATTGATAAAGCGAATTCCGGAAGCATTAAGCTATTTCCTTCCGATAGGAGCTGTTGTGATGATCATTGTTTTCCTTTTCGGAGGTCATGACATTTTCCACTGGACGCACGAATACCTTTACGATGTAAATGATACACGTTATGACCCGATCATTTCAGGAAAATCAGGTTATCTGAACACTGCGTTCTTCCTGATCAGGATGGTTGTTTTCTTTGCCCTTTGGATACTTTTCTTTAATTGGCTGAGAAGATTATCTATCAATGAAGATTTACATGGTGGAACATCTTACTACCATAAGAGCATCAGAGTTTCAGCAATGTTCTTGGTTGTATTTGGTGTTTCTTCATCAATGGCGGCATGGGACTGGGTATTATCTATTGATACACACTGGTTCTCAACTATGTTCGGATGGTACGTATTTGCAAGCTGGTTTGTATCAGGTTTAGCAGCGACCACTCTAACAGTGATTATATTGAAGCAAAATGGTTACCTGAAAATGGTTAATGCAAACCACCTGCATGACTTAGGTAAATTTGTATTTGCTTTCTCAATCTTCTGGACATATGTATGGTTCTCTCAGTTCATGCTGATCTGGTATGCAAACATTCCAGAAGAATCAATCTACTTCTTAGACCGCTTAGGTGACCATTATGCTTGGATCTTCTTTGTTAATTTACTGATAAACTTTGTATTCCCTTTCCTTGTTCTTATGACAAGAGATGCAAAGCGTCAGATGATCATGTTAAAGATCGTAACAATCGCGATTCTGATCGGCCATTGGTTAGACTTCTACCTGATGATGATGCCAGGAACTATGCGTGGTGATGCAGGTATAGGTTTCATCGAGATTGGTACCACACTTATCTTCTTAGGGGTATTCCTTGTAACATTCACAAAGGGTCTTGCAAAAGCTTCACTTGTGCCGGTAAATCACCCTTTCCTGGAAGAAAGTATTCACCATCACGTTTAGAGAAATTACTAAAAACACAATATAATGATTACGATCGCTATAGGTTTATCTATCCTTCTGCTTTTAGTAGTTCTATTCCTTCTTTTCAGGATTGGAACACTGGCATCTATTTTCAGAGGTTCATCTCAGAGGGCAGCAGGAACAACTAAAACAAGTAATAAAGTGAATAGTACGCTGATGCTGCTATTCCTGATTATAGGCGGTATAGCTTTTGCCTGGTCTTTTTCTGCATCATGGGATGAAATGAACCAGCCTTTGGCTTCCGTGCACGGTGAATGGACAGACAGCTTGTTCTGGACAACAATGATCATCATTGGAATCGTGTTTGTTATCACCCAAATCTTATTATTCTGGTATTCTTATAAGTATCAGCATAAAGATGAGAAGCGTGCTTATTATTATCCTCACAATAACAAACTAGAGGTAGTATGGACTATGATACCTGCAGTAGTTATGGCCGTTTTGGTTTTTGCAGGCTGGAAAACATGGTCTACTATCACAAGTGCTGCTCCTGCTGATGCTGTTGTGGTTGAAGTTATGGGTAAGCAGTTCAACTGGATGGTAAGATATCCTGGTGCTGATGGTAAGTTAGGTATTACTAAGACTTCGTTGATAGACGCTACTAATGAATTTGGTATAGATTTCTCTGACCCTAATTCTAAAGACGATATAGTAAACCCGCTGGAACTTCATATTCCTAAAGGGAAGCCAGTATTATTTAAAATCCGCTCAAGAGATGTAATCCACAGTGTGTTCCTGCCTCATTTCCGTCAGAAGATGGATGCGGTACCAGGAATGCCTACAAAGTTCTGGTTTGTGCCTACTAAAACGACATATGAAATGCAAAGCGAAACAGGCAATCCGGAATTTAAGTATGAGTTGGCTTGTACTGAGATTTGCGGACGTGGTCACTTTGCAATGCGTTATGTAGTAGTTGTAGACGAGCCGGAAGATTATGAAGCATGGTTAGCCGAGCAGAAGTCATTTGCATCACAAAATCCGGATGTAATAGCTAAATTCCAGCCGACTGCAGCAAAACAGCCTGCAACACAGATGGAAGCTGCAGCAGAGGTAGAGAAAACAGAATTATAGCATTTTAAATACTAAGAGAATGTCTAGTACAGATATCGCTATCAACCAATCTGATTTACATCATGGTCATCACGATGAGCATGATCATCATCACGATCAGAACTTTTTTGAAAAATACATTTTTAGCCAGGACCATAAAGTAATTGCCAAGCAGTTCCTTTTCACTGGTATAGCATGGGCATTTATCGGAGGTTTCCTTTCGGTTCTGTTCCGTTTGCAGCTAGGCTGGCCAGAAGCTACTTTCACATTCCTGGAGCCTATACTTGGAGGCTGGGTACAGAATGGTAAACTAGATCCGGAGTTTTATCTGGCTCTTGTTACCATGCACGGTACTATAATGGTATTCTTTGTGCTTACTGCCGGTTTGAGTGGTACATTCAGTAACTTCCTGATTCCGCTTCAGATCGGTGCCCGTGATATGGCATCTGGTTTTATGAACATGCTTTCTTACTGGATCTTCTTCCTTTCAAGCGTAGTAATGTTCACATCTCTGTTTATAGAAACAGGTCCTGCAGGTGGTGGTTGGACAGTTTATCCTCCACTGAGTGCATTACCACAGGCTATATCAGGTTCTGGCTTAGGTATGACATTATGGTTAGTAAGTATGGCATTGTTTATTGTGTCTACTTTATTAGGTGGTATTAACTATATCACAACCATTATCAACCTGAGAACTAGAGGAATGTCGATGACAAAGCTCCCACTTACAATATGGGCGTTTTTCCTGACTGCTATACTTGGTTTATTATCATTCCCTGTATTATTCTCAGCAGCATTACTTTTGATCTTTGACCGTAGCTTTGGTACCAGCTTCTACTTATCTGATATCTATATAGCCGGACAAGCTTTATCGAACACAGGTGGTAGCCCAATCTTATTCCAGCACTTATTCTGGTTCTTAGGTCACCCAGAGGTATATATTGTAATTCTTCCTGCATTTGGTATCGTTTCAGAAGTTATTGCTACCAACTCACGAAAGCCTATCTTCGGTTACCGTGCCATGATCGGTTCCATGTTAGGTATTTCTGTACTATCGTTTGTAGTATGGGCGCACCACATGTTCGTAACTGGTATGAACCCATTCTTAGGTTCAGTATTCATGTTCCTGACATTGATCATTGCTGTACCTTCGGCTGTGAAGGTATTTAACTGGTTAGCTACATTATGGAGAGGTAACATCCGTTTCACAGCAGCTATGTTGTTTGCTGTAGGATTTGTGTCGCTATTCATTTCAGGTGGTCTGACAGGTATCATCCTTGGTAACTCTGCACTTGATATTCAATTACACGATACATACTTTGTAGTTGCTCACTTCCACCTTGTAATGGGTGCTGCTGCGTTCTTCGGTATGTTTACAGGTGTTTACCACTGGTTCCCTAAGATGTTCGGACGCATGATGGATGAGAAGCTAGGATTTGTGCACTTTTGGTTGACTTTTATTGCCGTATACCTGGTATTTATGCCTATGCACTATATCGGTATAGCAGGTTTCCCAAGAAGATACTATAACTGGACAGGCTTTGAAGCATTCAACATGTTTACTGACCTGAATACCTTTATCAGCCTTGCAGCTATCCTAGGATTCGGTGCTCAGTTTATATTCCTGTTCAACTTTATCTTCAGCATCTTTAAAGGACGCAGAGCAACAGAAAACCCTTGGCACTCAAATACATTAGAGTGGACTACACCGGTGCTTCCAGGACATGGTAACTGGCCAGGAGAGATTCCAACTGTTTACAGATGGCCATACGATTATAGCAAACCAGGTGCTGCTGAAGACTTTATTCCGCAGAACGTGCCTTTCTCTCAGACGCAGACATCTAATCTGCCACAGGAGCGAGTACTAGAGTAATTTCATTCATGGTTAACATATCTTCTAAGACAAAGAAGTTTAGAAGAATAGGAATTCTTACAGTTATTGCTGTATACTTTCTAATCTTAGTTGGAGGAATCGTAAGAAGTACTGGTTCAGGAATGGGGTGTCCAGACTGGCCAAAGTGCTTCGGCAGTTGGGTTCCTCCAACTAATGTTAACCAATTACCAGAAGATTACCTGGAAATATATAAGCAGAAGCGAATCGAGAAGAACCAGAAGCTGGCTGGATATTTAGACAAAGCAGGTTTTGAGGAGATTGCATCTTATATCTTTTCACACCCAAGCCAATACATCGAAACAGGTTTCAATCCAACCAAAACTTGGATAGAATATGTGAACAGGCTGGTAGGAGTTGCCATAGGCATTCTGATTTTCCTTACACTACTATATTCAGTTCCCTTTCTTAAATCTGATCCTACTGTTTTCTACTTATCATTAATCAGTTTTATACTTGTAGGTATAGAAGGGTGGCTGGGCTCTATTGTTGTTTCCACAAACCTATTGCCTGTAACTATAACAATACACATGGCTTTGGCCCTTGTGATAGTAGGTTTGTTGCAATATGCAGTAGTAAGAGTAAAGGAAAGGGAGAGTGAAAAAAGCTTACTTTATAATAGTGTATTGAATCTGTTTATCTGGATAGTACTGCTGACAACATTTGGACAGATACTGCTGGGAACACAGATAAGGGAGGAAATCGATCAAATTGCCTATACTTTAGGGGAGGCTCAACGAGATAAATGGATTGAAAACCTAGGAATAGATTTTTATATCCACCGATCTTTCTCGATAGTTATAGTTTTATTGCATGCATATCTGGCTTATAAGCTTTATAAGTTAAAAGATAAGCAAATTACATTTTGGACAAATGCAATGCTGGTGATTGTTTCAGCAGAAATAGTATTTGGTATCATAATAAGTTACTTTGCAATACCACCTGTTTTGCAACCTCTACACTTAACATTTGCAGCTTTGCTTTTTGGGGTGCAGTTCATGATTTTGATTGTTTATTATTACGCCTCTAAAAAGGCAATTAAAAAGCCAGTAGCTATAGTTTAGTGATGTTGATAGAAGAGAAGAAAGCGCTACTGCCAGATATAAATATGGGACTTAAAGCCTCAGCATATTTCAAACTACTGAAGTTCAGGCTAAGCTTTACAGTTGCCTTTTCCAGTGCTATAGGATTTATACTTGGCAGGCCGGTAGCATCTTACTGGGAAATAGCATTGGTGATGATTGGTGGATTACTGGTAACGGGATCTGCGAATATCATTAACCAGATCATAGAGAAGGATTACGATAAGCTAATGAAGCGAACAGCTAAGCGTCCTTTACCAACAGGTACGGTAAGTATAGCTGAAGCTATTGCAGTATGTGTCATAACAGGGTTGGCTGGGTTGTGTATTCTAGGATATACCTTCAATCTGTTAACAGCAGCTTTTTCGTTGCTTTCGCTTATACTTTATGGGTTTGTATATACCCCTTTAAAACGTATTAGCCCGATATGTGTATTTGTGGGGGCTATACCTGGTGCAATGCCGCCTTTGATAGGTTGGGTAGCTGCAACAGGTGTACTTGGTGTTGAAGCGTGGATACTTTTCGGTATTCAGTTTATCTGGCAGTTTCCACATTTCTGGGCAATTGCATGGGTGCTGGATGATGATTACAAAAAAGCAGGATTTAAAATGCTGCCTATGGCTGGTGGTAAAAACCTGAAAACTGCTTTCCAGATAATGATCTATACTTTGGTACTGATCCCGTTAAGCTTATTGCCACTACAGTTTGGTATGACAGGTACAACGTCAGCACTAATTGCTGTAGTTTGTGGGGTACTGTTTCTGGCACAAACATTTTACCTTATGCGCACCTGCTCTAAAAAGGCTGCCATGAATATCATGTTTGGTTCATTTTTATATTTACCGATCGTTCAGATCGCATTTGTTTTAGATAAAGTAAACCTATAGTTATGGTTGCGAATATAGATAACGAAACTACAGGCGGAGTACATCCGCTGAAATTTACTCTCTGGCTGATCATTATCAGTATCCTGATGATGTTTGGCGCTTTTACGAGTGCATACATCGTGAGAAGAGAAGAAGGGAACTGGCTGGAGTTCGACCTGCCTAGCATGTTTGTGATCAACACTGTGATCATCTTGTTAAGCAGCGTTACCATGCAATGGGCATACTTTGCAGCCAAGAAGAATAACCTGAACCTGGTAAAGATTATGGTATTACTTACTATGGGATTAGGTGCAGCTTTCCTTTACGGTCAGCTTAACGCATGGGGCGACCTGGTACAGAATAACATATACTTTGGTGGTGCAGACAGCAACCCGGCAGGCTCATTTCTGTATGTACTTACTGGTGTCCACGGTTTTCACCTTATTACCGGACTTATATTTTTATTAATGGTACTGATAGCCAGTCTTCAATATAAAGTGCATTCAAAAAATATGCTGCGTATACAGTTATGTACTACATACTGGCATTTTTTAGGAGGACTTTGGCTATATTTGTACTTCTTTTTACAGGTAAATCACTAAACACGTTTTATACATAAACTATGTCTACTTCAACTACGCTGGAAGCACCTAACACAGGTACATGGGACGGTGGTAATGAACCAATGAAAGCGAGCTATGGAAAACTCATGATGTGGTTTTTCCTGCTTTCTGATGCGTTCACATTTGGAGCTTTCCTAATTGTTTACGGATTATCTCGCCATAAGCATTTGCCTTATACAGGCGAACCGGAAGCGTTCACTTTCTCTACAGAATGGTGGCCGATACCAGAAAAGGTATTTAATGCTTTCCCTGGATTACATGGTGTTGATCTTCCGCTTGCATTCGTGGCATTGATGACCATGATCCTGATCTTAAGTTCTGTTACCATGGTACTTGCCGTAGAAGCAGGACACAGAATGGATAAAAATGATGTGCAGAAGTGGTTGCTTTGGACTATCCTTTTTGGTGCGACTTTCCTTGGTTGCCAGGCGTGGGAGTGGACTCACTTTATAACAGGTGATGATACTGGTATGCTGTTAGCAGATGGTACTCGCGTATTTGGTGCTAACTTAACATTAAACCAGTACGGCCCGCCATTGTTTGCTGACCTGTTCTTCTTTATAACAGGTTTCCACGGTACGCACGTATTATCAGGTGTAGTATTATTGATCATGATCTTCATTAATACTGTAAATGGTGTTTACCATAAGCGCGGACACTACGAAATGGTTGAAAAAGTTGGTCTTTACTGGCACTTTGTAGACCTTGTGTGGGTATTCGTGTTCACATTCTTCTACCTGATCTAATAGAACAAAGTATAAACTACGACCTGAAGTAGTATTTGAAAGGAAGAAAACTCAGGTATAAATGTTATAAAAAATGGCAACGCATCACGATCACGATTATAATACAACCGGAGAAATTCCGAAGCCGCAGACCAAAGCTATCTGGAGAACTTTTATCATTCTGGTAGGTTTAACTGCAGTAGAATTCCTTTTTGCGTTCACTATGGATGCAGGAACACTACGAAATGCAATCTTCATTATACTTACTATCTTCAAAGCTTTCTACATTGTAGGGGAGTTTATGCACTTAAAGCATGAGACAAAAGCTTTGATCTGGTCTGTACTTATACCTATGGCACTGGTAGCCTGGTTAATGGTAGCCCTGATTGCAGAAGGAAGCTATTACTTCGAGTCGGTAACGAACTATTTCAAATAAAAAGTACTGAATGACTAAGTTAAAGGCACTAATATTAGGACTCCTACTATTAGTGCCTATTTTCGTTTTTATATTTATCTATACTTTCGGTGAGCATCATTTCACGCTGAGATCATACTTCCCGAAACTTGATGATAAAGGTGAGGTACTACGAGATGCAAAAGGTGATACACTTTTTAACTCTGTACCAGAATTTAACTTGATTGACCAAAGCGCTACAAGTTTTTCTCAGGAAGACCTGAAGGGCAAAATCTATATAGCTAGTTTCTTTTTTACAGATTGCCCTGACATGTGTAAGAAGATGAATGCACAACTGGTTCGGGTGCAGGAAGCTTATCAGAACAATCCAACTATACAGCTTGTTTCTATCTCAGTTAAGCCGGAAGAGGATTCAGCCAGTGTGTTAAGCAAGTATGCAGAAGCTTATAAAGCAGATACCACACAATGGCACTTCCTGACAGGTAAGCGAGAAGAAATTTATAAGCTAGCACAAGAGGGCTTCCATTTGCCACTACAGAAAACAGGAGGAGCAGAAGGCTTTATACACAATGATAGCTTTATGCTGGTTGATAAAGAACAAAAAGTAAGAGGCGTATATAAAGGGACAGATCCTGCTGAAGTTGATCGCATGATTTTAGAAATTAATGTTTTACTCGATGAGTACAGTAAAAGTAGATAATACCACCACTGCCCGAGATAAGAAAATGATGTTTCTGATAGCCGTGCTATCAGTAATTATACCTCTGGCAGTAGCAGCGCTTTTCTTTTTAGATAAATCTACGGCCAATGCTGCTGTTGATGTATCTTTTCAGCCACCATTGCATGCTATACTTAACTCTTTAACAGCGATTGCCTTAGTTGTAGGTTATATCAACATTAAGAAGCAGAATGTAAAGGTACATCGTGCTGCTATGTTAACAGCATTTGGGTTATCGGCCATATTTCTAGTCTCTTATGTAACGTACCATTTTTTAGGGGAAAGAACGATCTATGGCGGGGATGGTGTACTGAAGTATATCTATTACTTTGTACTGTTAACGCATATAGTATTGGCAGTAGTAATTGTGCCGCTGGTATTATTATCGGTATACTTTGGTATTACCAATCAGCTTTCGCGTCATCGCCGTATTTCCAGATGGACATTCCCGATATGGCTGTATGTGGCCATAACAGGTGTATTAGTGTATCTACTTATTTCACCGTACTACAGCTGAGTTACGTAAGATAGATTAACAATTTGAGTCTTATGATTACCCCTATAAAAAAAGTGCTTCTTGTTTTTAGCCTGGTGTTAGGCTTGATGCTTATTACAGCTACGCAAGGTTATAGTCAGTGCGCCATGTGCCGTGCAACTGTAGAATCTAATGTAGGAACAGGCAGTAAAGAACCTGAGTCTGAAGTTGGTTCCGGATTAAACACCGGTATCTTATACCTGATGGTGATCCCTTATATCCTGATAGGTACGGTTGGATTTCTATGGTATAAGAGCAACAAGAAAAAAAAGAATGGCAGCACCATCTAAAGCTGAAGCCATTATTAACTGCCTTTGCCCACGTTGCCGTCAAGGAAAAGTCTTTACGCATCCGGCCTATAACCTGCGTAAGTTTGATAGCATGTATGAAGACTGCCCGGTCTGCGGCCTTCATTATGAAGTAGAAGTAGGTTTGTTCTATGGGGCAATGTATATCAGTTATGGCTTCTCCGTTGGGATAGTGTTGTTGGTGGGCATACTGCTC contains the following coding sequences:
- a CDS encoding cytochrome C oxidase subunit IV family protein, producing MATHHDHDYNTTGEIPKPQTKAIWRTFIILVGLTAVEFLFAFTMDAGTLRNAIFIILTIFKAFYIVGEFMHLKHETKALIWSVLIPMALVAWLMVALIAEGSYYFESVTNYFK
- a CDS encoding DUF3341 domain-containing protein codes for the protein MNKKFVLGIYDDEDVLLEAIENVRAAGTKIYDVFSPYPVHGIDDVLGIKRSRLPIVAFFCGLFGTSFALWMQIWMLGFDWPMIIGGKPHISLPAFIPVTFELTVLCAAFGMVITFFIVSRLKPSTKVNVFDKRSTDDKFVMAIEVKEGVTDMSALNNLLRNNGAIEVNEKEVIK
- a CDS encoding COX15/CtaA family protein, with product MVNISSKTKKFRRIGILTVIAVYFLILVGGIVRSTGSGMGCPDWPKCFGSWVPPTNVNQLPEDYLEIYKQKRIEKNQKLAGYLDKAGFEEIASYIFSHPSQYIETGFNPTKTWIEYVNRLVGVAIGILIFLTLLYSVPFLKSDPTVFYLSLISFILVGIEGWLGSIVVSTNLLPVTITIHMALALVIVGLLQYAVVRVKERESEKSLLYNSVLNLFIWIVLLTTFGQILLGTQIREEIDQIAYTLGEAQRDKWIENLGIDFYIHRSFSIVIVLLHAYLAYKLYKLKDKQITFWTNAMLVIVSAEIVFGIIISYFAIPPVLQPLHLTFAALLFGVQFMILIVYYYASKKAIKKPVAIV
- the cyoE gene encoding heme o synthase — protein: MGLKASAYFKLLKFRLSFTVAFSSAIGFILGRPVASYWEIALVMIGGLLVTGSANIINQIIEKDYDKLMKRTAKRPLPTGTVSIAEAIAVCVITGLAGLCILGYTFNLLTAAFSLLSLILYGFVYTPLKRISPICVFVGAIPGAMPPLIGWVAATGVLGVEAWILFGIQFIWQFPHFWAIAWVLDDDYKKAGFKMLPMAGGKNLKTAFQIMIYTLVLIPLSLLPLQFGMTGTTSALIAVVCGVLFLAQTFYLMRTCSKKAAMNIMFGSFLYLPIVQIAFVLDKVNL
- a CDS encoding cytochrome c oxidase subunit II, with the protein product MITIAIGLSILLLLVVLFLLFRIGTLASIFRGSSQRAAGTTKTSNKVNSTLMLLFLIIGGIAFAWSFSASWDEMNQPLASVHGEWTDSLFWTTMIIIGIVFVITQILLFWYSYKYQHKDEKRAYYYPHNNKLEVVWTMIPAVVMAVLVFAGWKTWSTITSAAPADAVVVEVMGKQFNWMVRYPGADGKLGITKTSLIDATNEFGIDFSDPNSKDDIVNPLELHIPKGKPVLFKIRSRDVIHSVFLPHFRQKMDAVPGMPTKFWFVPTKTTYEMQSETGNPEFKYELACTEICGRGHFAMRYVVVVDEPEDYEAWLAEQKSFASQNPDVIAKFQPTAAKQPATQMEAAAEVEKTEL
- a CDS encoding DUF983 domain-containing protein produces the protein MAAPSKAEAIINCLCPRCRQGKVFTHPAYNLRKFDSMYEDCPVCGLHYEVEVGLFYGAMYISYGFSVGIVLLVGILLYNFAGDPPTWVYITTVAGIVIIAAPLLFRYSRILMLHFFSGINYNPTYNKV
- a CDS encoding cytochrome c oxidase subunit 3, which codes for MSTSTTLEAPNTGTWDGGNEPMKASYGKLMMWFFLLSDAFTFGAFLIVYGLSRHKHLPYTGEPEAFTFSTEWWPIPEKVFNAFPGLHGVDLPLAFVALMTMILILSSVTMVLAVEAGHRMDKNDVQKWLLWTILFGATFLGCQAWEWTHFITGDDTGMLLADGTRVFGANLTLNQYGPPLFADLFFFITGFHGTHVLSGVVLLIMIFINTVNGVYHKRGHYEMVEKVGLYWHFVDLVWVFVFTFFYLI
- a CDS encoding c-type cytochrome, which gives rise to MNIGLKASAVLFSTAMLVACSNEQDPGVEYAPDMYHSVPLDPYSQVKENKYNPGGLNMRQPARGTVARGKQGYNMYLTTDTAEVAGVELQNPLERTDKHLAEGKILYTRFCAPCHGEQGDGQGLVGQKFKGVPSYSAGRVATLPAGHIFHVITNGRGRMMPHGSQVDPNERWKIVMYVQQLQKGETGTTVTAGAEAAGDTTTAEIEAARTATPNN
- a CDS encoding SCO family protein, whose amino-acid sequence is MPIFVFIFIYTFGEHHFTLRSYFPKLDDKGEVLRDAKGDTLFNSVPEFNLIDQSATSFSQEDLKGKIYIASFFFTDCPDMCKKMNAQLVRVQEAYQNNPTIQLVSISVKPEEDSASVLSKYAEAYKADTTQWHFLTGKREEIYKLAQEGFHLPLQKTGGAEGFIHNDSFMLVDKEQKVRGVYKGTDPAEVDRMILEINVLLDEYSKSR
- a CDS encoding DUF420 domain-containing protein, whose amino-acid sequence is MSTVKVDNTTTARDKKMMFLIAVLSVIIPLAVAALFFLDKSTANAAVDVSFQPPLHAILNSLTAIALVVGYINIKKQNVKVHRAAMLTAFGLSAIFLVSYVTYHFLGERTIYGGDGVLKYIYYFVLLTHIVLAVVIVPLVLLSVYFGITNQLSRHRRISRWTFPIWLYVAITGVLVYLLISPYYS
- a CDS encoding quinol:cytochrome C oxidoreductase; its protein translation is MTEERLIIPRKTTNKFFLTIAIGVILLIAGIIIMAAGGGANHGEGHGEAAAATHEAASWSKRLFMNLWLNNVYFSGIALIGTFFVAVQYVAYAGWSVLIKRIPEALSYFLPIGAVVMIIVFLFGGHDIFHWTHEYLYDVNDTRYDPIISGKSGYLNTAFFLIRMVVFFALWILFFNWLRRLSINEDLHGGTSYYHKSIRVSAMFLVVFGVSSSMAAWDWVLSIDTHWFSTMFGWYVFASWFVSGLAATTLTVIILKQNGYLKMVNANHLHDLGKFVFAFSIFWTYVWFSQFMLIWYANIPEESIYFLDRLGDHYAWIFFVNLLINFVFPFLVLMTRDAKRQMIMLKIVTIAILIGHWLDFYLMMMPGTMRGDAGIGFIEIGTTLIFLGVFLVTFTKGLAKASLVPVNHPFLEESIHHHV
- a CDS encoding cytochrome c oxidase subunit I, coding for MSSTDIAINQSDLHHGHHDEHDHHHDQNFFEKYIFSQDHKVIAKQFLFTGIAWAFIGGFLSVLFRLQLGWPEATFTFLEPILGGWVQNGKLDPEFYLALVTMHGTIMVFFVLTAGLSGTFSNFLIPLQIGARDMASGFMNMLSYWIFFLSSVVMFTSLFIETGPAGGGWTVYPPLSALPQAISGSGLGMTLWLVSMALFIVSTLLGGINYITTIINLRTRGMSMTKLPLTIWAFFLTAILGLLSFPVLFSAALLLIFDRSFGTSFYLSDIYIAGQALSNTGGSPILFQHLFWFLGHPEVYIVILPAFGIVSEVIATNSRKPIFGYRAMIGSMLGISVLSFVVWAHHMFVTGMNPFLGSVFMFLTLIIAVPSAVKVFNWLATLWRGNIRFTAAMLFAVGFVSLFISGGLTGIILGNSALDIQLHDTYFVVAHFHLVMGAAAFFGMFTGVYHWFPKMFGRMMDEKLGFVHFWLTFIAVYLVFMPMHYIGIAGFPRRYYNWTGFEAFNMFTDLNTFISLAAILGFGAQFIFLFNFIFSIFKGRRATENPWHSNTLEWTTPVLPGHGNWPGEIPTVYRWPYDYSKPGAAEDFIPQNVPFSQTQTSNLPQERVLE
- a CDS encoding cytochrome c oxidase subunit 3, with the translated sequence MVANIDNETTGGVHPLKFTLWLIIISILMMFGAFTSAYIVRREEGNWLEFDLPSMFVINTVIILLSSVTMQWAYFAAKKNNLNLVKIMVLLTMGLGAAFLYGQLNAWGDLVQNNIYFGGADSNPAGSFLYVLTGVHGFHLITGLIFLLMVLIASLQYKVHSKNMLRIQLCTTYWHFLGGLWLYLYFFLQVNH